The sequence ATCGAAACCCTAAGTTTGTGTGGACGCGATCCGGCGCTCTTAAATGCCGTCCTGTATCCCGGTGCCCGCATCCTTATCCTGAGCGCAGACAAAACCACTCCAACCACCGTCGCCCAACAGTTGACCCACCAGGGCTACGGCAATAGTCAAATCACCGTCCTAGAACGCATGGGCAGCCCCAATGAACGCATCACCACCCACACCGCCACCAGCTGGCAACCCCTCGATCTCGCCGACCTCAACACGATCGCCCTAACCCTAGCCCCCACTCCCCTTACTCCCCCTACTTCCCTTACTCCCCCTACTTCCCCACTCCCCCTCTCACCCCATACCCCCGGCCTCCCCGACAGCGCCTACCAGCACGACGGACAGCTGACCAAACGAGAAGTGCGCGCCGTAACCCTAGCAACCCTAGCGCCCTTGCCCGGACAACTGCTGTGGGATGTGGGGGCAGGCTGCGGATCGATCGCCATTGAATGGCTGCGCAGCGATCGGCGGTGTCGGGCGATCGCCATTGAGCACCATCCCACGCGCCTGCAATACATTGCCCACAATGCCAATGCTTTGGGCGTACCCCAGCTCAAAATCGTTGCCGGACAGGCTCCAGCAGCCCTCCACGACTTACCAGAACCGGATGCGATCTTCATCGGGGGGGGATTAACGGCACCGGATTTGTTGGAAACCTGCTGGCAGGCGCTGCGCCCCGGCGGTCGCTTAGTGGCCAATGGGGTGACGGTGGAGGGGGAACAATTGATGTTCCAGTGGCAGAGCAAGTTGGGCGGCAGTTTGACCCGCATTGCCATTCAGCGGGCAGAACCCGTGGGGAAATTCCTGGGCTGGAAGGCCATGGCCCCGATTACGCAGTGGATGGTCGTGAAGGATTAAATTTTTTCGCAGGGCATGAGCCTCTGTTGGAGCCATGCAAAAGCATCTTCTACCGTTGCAACGATGTCTCCAGGCGGTGCGATCGGGCGTTGGATCATTACCACTGGAATGGCTAACTCGCGTGCGGCGATAATTTTGGCATAGGTGGCAGCCCCCCCACTGTTTTTGCTCACGATCGCGCCAATCCCATAGCGTTGTAGTAGCGATCGCTCCTCCGCCAGCGAAAACGGGCCTCGTTCCAAAAGCACTTGACCCGGTGGCACTGCGGCATCCGATCGCGGCGGATCAATCATCCGCATCAGAAACCAGAGATCGCACAAGTGGGCAAAGGCCGCTAGTTCCTGCCGACCGATCGTCAAAAAGATACGCTGGGCAATCTCTGGCAATACCCTTGCGGCGGATTCATGACTGTCTACTTCAATCCAGCAATCCCCCGCTGTACGCTCCCAGGCCGGACGCAGCAGCAGCAAACGAGGGATACCGACCCTGGCAGCAGCAGCAGCAGCATTGAGGGATATGCGATCGGCAAACGGATGGGTCGCATCCATCAGTAAATCAACCTGCTGTTCTCGTAAATACGCCACTAGTCCTGCCACGCCCCCAAATCCGCCAATGCGGGTATTTTCAGAGGGCACCACCGGCTGACGGGTGCGCCCCGCCAAGGATGTAATCACCTCCACCCCTGGAATTTCCGCTGCCTTGACCGCCAATGCAGTGGCATCCCCTGTTCCACCCAAAATGAGTAAGCGCTTCGTCTCAGTCATATCAACCCATCCTCTCTCAACGGAACCCTCGGAACGGGTATTCTATTTTGACAGGATTTCACCGCGATCGATGGATGAATTGCTCAATCGATAAATTGCTCAATCGATGCATTAGGGGATTTGATAACTCGTGATGCGCACGGAAAACTCCTCTTTCTGAGGCTTCTGCGGGAGAACAAAAACCCCTTCTTCCACCTCTCTTCTCGACAGAAAGTCAATCTGTTGAGTTCCGATTTCTTCCACCGTACCCTTGCGCTTGAGTTCTCCAATCATTTGGAGTTGAGTAATCGTTTGATCCCCTGCATTGGTCACTTCAAAGGGAACGTGGAATTGTCCGTCCCGCATTTCAGTTTTATCCAGGTGAACCGAGACGATCGGGTTCGGGGGCTTTTGGGAATTGGGCTTGAGCCAGAGAAACCCAACGGCACCGACTAACGCACCGATAATGGTTAATGAAATTCCAAAACTCAACCATTCGATCGGTGATTTTTGGGTTTGAACCGATTGATCGTCATTGGTTCGATCGCCATTGCTGGGATGACTATTTCGATCATCTGGTTGCGCACTTTTTAGCACTTCTACAAGCTCATCTAATTGGTTAGCCTTAGCGTCTACCGTATGATTTAATTCCGATGGCGAATGCATATTAGGGTCTAACTTCTATGATTTAACTTCTACGGTTTAACTTCTGGAATTTGATCTCTATGACTTGATCTCTGTGATTTAATCTCTGTGATTTAATCTCATAGTGCAAGTCGCCCCGCAGCTCCACCGATCGTTGCCGGTAGCCCTAGGACGATCGTGTAACTAACCCATAAAGTGGGCGGGTCTCCCCATTGAAGGAGTTGGAAAAACCAAAGCATTGCGCAGGCCACCCCTAGGGAAACCAAGTAGGACATTACCGTTTCACTCAAGGGCGTTTGGAAGAGGCCCCGTTGTTTGCGTCGTTTTTGTTGGTCGGAAAAGTTAGCCTCAAAAACAATGCCATAGGAAATCAATAAAGACGCCATGATGGTCAAAATAAGCCAAGGCCCAGAAGTATTGGCAGCCAAGGTTTTGACCTCATCGGTGGGTGCAATACTAAAGGCAACAATCAACGCCCCCATCATCGTGGCAAGAATATCGTTGAAAGTCTCCTGCCACAGCGTAGACACATGAGCCCTAGAAGAGCGATCGCCTTGGGATTGGGAGGTCGATCGTGACTCGTTTTCATCACTATCTTTATTGGTCAGAAACTGATTCGCGAGGCTAACCCCAATGGAAAAAGGCACACTCTCGAAAATTACTTTTCCAAAAATTTCATGGAGTTGCGTTTCTAACGTCACTTCTCGCAACAGGAGCAACAGCAAAAACGAGCAAACAATCCCGATCGCTTGGGCTTCGACAGTATCCATGATCAAAGTGCCCCAGTGAACCGAGGAAGATTGCCGGAATCCTGCGGTGTAATTTAGACCAAAAACAACGATGCTGGTGATGAAAAGGGAAGCTAGCATGATCGGCGGAGTGACAGAAGAACC comes from Alkalinema sp. FACHB-956 and encodes:
- the cbiE gene encoding precorrin-6y C5,15-methyltransferase (decarboxylating) subunit CbiE, encoding MQKWLSVVGMGEEGLEGISPVGRSLLAQATTIVGGERHLTMVPPDDRQEQLLWTSPIADSVQQIMQRRGQAVCVLASGDPLCYGIGVTLLRQIPIAEMTIVPAPSAFSLACARLGWSLTDIETLSLCGRDPALLNAVLYPGARILILSADKTTPTTVAQQLTHQGYGNSQITVLERMGSPNERITTHTATSWQPLDLADLNTIALTLAPTPLTPPTSLTPPTSPLPLSPHTPGLPDSAYQHDGQLTKREVRAVTLATLAPLPGQLLWDVGAGCGSIAIEWLRSDRRCRAIAIEHHPTRLQYIAHNANALGVPQLKIVAGQAPAALHDLPEPDAIFIGGGLTAPDLLETCWQALRPGGRLVANGVTVEGEQLMFQWQSKLGGSLTRIAIQRAEPVGKFLGWKAMAPITQWMVVKD
- a CDS encoding cobalt-precorrin-6A reductase, whose amino-acid sequence is MTETKRLLILGGTGDATALAVKAAEIPGVEVITSLAGRTRQPVVPSENTRIGGFGGVAGLVAYLREQQVDLLMDATHPFADRISLNAAAAAARVGIPRLLLLRPAWERTAGDCWIEVDSHESAARVLPEIAQRIFLTIGRQELAAFAHLCDLWFLMRMIDPPRSDAAVPPGQVLLERGPFSLAEERSLLQRYGIGAIVSKNSGGAATYAKIIAARELAIPVVMIQRPIAPPGDIVATVEDAFAWLQQRLMPCEKI
- a CDS encoding TIGR02588 family protein is translated as MHSPSELNHTVDAKANQLDELVEVLKSAQPDDRNSHPSNGDRTNDDQSVQTQKSPIEWLSFGISLTIIGALVGAVGFLWLKPNSQKPPNPIVSVHLDKTEMRDGQFHVPFEVTNAGDQTITQLQMIGELKRKGTVEEIGTQQIDFLSRREVEEGVFVLPQKPQKEEFSVRITSYQIP
- a CDS encoding TIGR02587 family membrane protein — encoded protein: MAKVRSTQHPSHHQSALKRECQDLVRGACGGFLFGIPLLYTMEVWWIGSSVTPPIMLASLFITSIVVFGLNYTAGFRQSSSVHWGTLIMDTVEAQAIGIVCSFLLLLLLREVTLETQLHEIFGKVIFESVPFSIGVSLANQFLTNKDSDENESRSTSQSQGDRSSRAHVSTLWQETFNDILATMMGALIVAFSIAPTDEVKTLAANTSGPWLILTIMASLLISYGIVFEANFSDQQKRRKQRGLFQTPLSETVMSYLVSLGVACAMLWFFQLLQWGDPPTLWVSYTIVLGLPATIGGAAGRLAL